Proteins encoded together in one Ipomoea triloba cultivar NCNSP0323 chromosome 4, ASM357664v1 window:
- the LOC116016547 gene encoding probable LRR receptor-like serine/threonine-protein kinase At1g67720, with protein sequence MGTRFFLIFLSLGLLLLMLMDGIPAQRPGFVSLDCGGNDNFRDELGLEWTPDSQMVNGELANISVANETRLQYQTLRYFPADDRKYCYSLNVTVRTRYLVRATFLYGNFDNNNVYPKFDISLGATHWATIVISDASTIEYQELIFLATDPRISVCLSNATTGQPFISTLELRQFNGSMYLTPSENSNFLSVSARINFGADSDAPIRYPDDPFDRLWASDTIKKANYLVDVADGTEKVSTTKPIYVGSTELPPQKVMQTAVVGRNGSLTYRLNLDGFPGFGWAYTYFAEIEDLGPRDTRKFRLVLPGYPDISKAVVDIQENAHGKYRVYEPGYDNLSFPFVLSFRFGKTSDSTMGPLLNAMEINKYLERNDGSLDGPVIAGFISRFASLLWAQEGGDPCLPVPWSWLQCDSSPRPRITSIKLSGKNLTGGIPSEFTRLSSLTELWLDGNSLTGPIPDFSGCPNLQIIHLENNQLTGELPSSIAVLPNLRDLYVQNNMLSGDIPSALLDKDLNFNYTGNINLRKGSSGRSRKKIIIGSSVGAAVLLIATIASCILIKKGKKSRPKQGKFEQVLPPQRLVSTLDGTATEAAHCFTLSEIEEATRNFEKKVGSGGFGVVYYGKLKDGREIAVKVLTNNSFQGKREFSNEVSLLSRIHHRNLVQFLGYCQEDGKSVLVYEFMHSGTLKEHLYGPQIRDRSINWIKRLEIAEDSAKGIEYLHTGCVPSIIHRDLKTSNILLDTNMRAKVSDFGLSKIAVDGTSHVSSIVRGTVGYLDPEYYISQQLTDKSDVYSFGVILLELISGQEAISNEKFGVNCRNIVQWAKLHIESGDIQGIIDPALRNEYDIQSMWKIAEKALMCVQPHGSMRPSISEVIKEIQDALAIERGAEVVREGSSDDISKHSVHSSLNLGSIDLGVGEHYLSIDESIARPTPR encoded by the exons ATGGGGACTAGATTCTTCCTTATATTTCTCTCTCTGGGCCTTCTTCTTCTCATGCTCATGGATGGCATCCCTGCTCAGAGACCAG GTTTTGTAAGTCTAGATTGTGGTGGTAACGATAACTTCAGAGATGAGCTCGGTCTTGAGTGGACTCCAGATTCTCAAATGGTGAATGGAGAATTGGCTAATATATCTGTTGCAAATGAGACAAGGTTACAATACCAGACGTTGAGATATTTCCCAGCAGATGACAGAAAGTATTGCTACTCACTTAATGTCACTGTGAGGACCAGATATCTTGTAAGGGCAACTTTCTTATACGGAAACTTTGATAACAACAATGTATATCCGAAGTTTGACATCTCTCTTGGGGCTACCCATTGGGCTACAATAGTTATTTCTGATGCTAGTACAATAGAGTACCAAGAGTTGATATTTCTGGCCACTGATCCCAGGATAAGTGTCTGCTTATCAAATGCCACCACTGGGCAGCCATTCATCTCGACACTTGAGCTTCGACAATTTAATGGCTCAATGTATCTGACTCCAAGCGAAAATAGTAACTTTCTAAGTGTCTCCGCAAGAATAAATTTTGGTGCTGATAGTGATGCTCCTATCAG GTATCCTGATGACCCATTTGATAGGTTATGGGCATCAGACACCATTAAGAAAGCAAATTACCTTGTTGATGTTGCTGATGGAACTGAAAAAGTGTCGACCACAAAGCCAATTTATGTAGGCTCAACCGAATTGCCTCCTCAAAAAGTAATGCAGACAGCTGTAGTTGGCAGGAATGGTTCATTAACATACCGCCTGAACCTGGATGGCTTCCCTGGTTTTGGTTGGGCATATACCTATTTCGCAGAGATTGAGGACTTGGGCCCTCGTGACACTAGGAAATTCAGGCTAGTACTCCCTGGATATCCTGATATTAGCAAGGCAGTTGTTGATATCCAAGAGAATGCCCATGGGAAATATCGTGTTTACGAGCCTGGATATGACAACCTGTCGTTCCCCTTTGTGCTATCTTTTAGATTTGGGAAGACATCGGATTCTACAATGGGTCCTCTCTTGAATGCAATGGAAATAAACAAATATCTGGAGAGAAATGATGGCTCCTTGGATG GACCCGTAATTGCTGGTTTCATTTCACGTTTTGCATCATTACTGTGGGCGCAAGAGGGTGGCGATCCATGCTTGCCAGTTCCATGGTCCTGGCTCCAATGTGACTCAAGTCCCCGCCCAAGGATTACATCAAT AAAATTGTCTGGTAAAAATCTGACTGGAGGTATTCCATCAGAGTTTACGAGGCTGAGCAGTTTAACTGAACT ATGGCTTGATGGGAATTCACTGACCGGTCCAATACCTGATTTTAGTGGGTGCCCAAACTTGCAGATAAT ACATCTCGAGAACAATCAGTTGACTGGAGAGCTGCCTTCCTCTATAGCAGTCCTTCCGAATTTAAGAGACCT GTACGTGCAGAACAACATGTTATCTGGGGACATACCATCTGCTCTCCTTGATAAGGATCTGAATTTCAA CTATACGGGAAATATTAATCTCCGTAAAGGGAGCAGTGGAAGGAGTCGTAAGAAAATAATTATCGGATCATCAGTTGGTGCTGCTGTTCTTCTTATTGCTACAATCGCTTCttgcatattaataaagaaGGGAAAGAAAAGCCGCCCTAAGCAAG GCAAATTTGAACAAGTTTTACCTCCTCAAAGACTCGTCTCTACCTTGGATGGCACAGCAACAGAAGCGGCACATTGCTTTACATTATCTGAGATCGAAGAGGCCACTAGGAATTTTGAGAAAAAGGTTGGCTCAGGAGGCTTTGGGGTCGTATACTATGGAAAATTGAAAGATGGAAGGGAAATTGCAGTCAAAGTTCTTACGAATAATTCTTTTCAGGGAAAGCGAGAGTTTTCGAACGAG GTGTCTCTTCTTTCTAGGATACATCACAGAAATCTTGTACAGTTTCTTGGATATTGCCAGGAAGATGGGAAAAGTGTTCTTGTTTATGAGTTCATGCATAGCGGGACACTTAAGGAACATCTTTATG GCCCGCAAATACGTGATCGAAGTATCAACTGGATCAAGCGTTTAGAGATTGCTGAAGATTCTGCGAAAG gGATTGAGTACCTTCATACTGGATGTGTCCCGTCCATCATCCACAGAGATCTGAAAACCAGCAATATTCTTCTTGACACGAACATGAGAGCAAAGGTTTCGGATTTTGGTCTCTCGAAGATTGCAGTAGATGGTACTTCTCACGTTTCAAGCATAGTCCGGGGAACTGTAGGGTACCTGGATCCCGA GTACTATATATCGCAGCAGTTGACAGACAAAAGCGACGTCTACAGTTTTGGAGTCATTCTCCTGGAGCTAATATCCGGTCAAGAAGCAATCTCCAACGAAAAGTTTGGTGTTAACTGCCGCAACATAGTCCAATGG GCAAAACTGCATATCGAGAGCGGGGATATTCAAGGCATCATCGACCCCGCCTTGCGAAATGAGTACGACATCCAGTCCATGTGGAAGATAGCCGAGAAAGCCCTGATGTGCGTGCAGCCCCACGGGAGCATGAGGCCCTCCATCTCGGAAGTTATCAAGGAAATCCAGGACGCCCTCGCCATTGAACGAGGAGCAGAAGTGGTAAGGGAAGGTAGTTCGGATGATATATCTAAGCATTCCGTGCATTCATCCCTGAACCTGGGCTCCATTGATCTTGGCGTGGGCGAGCATTACCTCTCCATTGATGAATCCATCGCTCGCCCAACTCCTCGTTAG
- the LOC116017687 gene encoding nuclear transcription factor Y subunit B-1-like: protein MADGQHPASPGGGSHDSGEHSPGPRSNIREQDRFLPIANISRIMKKALPASGKIAKDAKETVQECVSEFISFVTSEASDKCQKEKRKTINGDDLLWAMATLGFEDYIDPLKVYLTRYREMEGDTKGSAKASDGSSRDAVPNPNSQGQHIAVPMRGME from the exons ATGGCGGACGGTCAGCATCCGGCGAGTCCCGGCGGTGGCAGCCACGACAGCGGGGAACATAGCCCCGGCCCCAGGTCGAATATTCGGGAGCAGGATAGGTTTCTCCCAATCGCGAATATCAGTCGGATCATGAAGAAGGCTCTTCCGGCTAGCGGTAAGATTGCTAAGGATGCCAAGGAGACTGTTCAGGAATGTGTTTCTGAGTTCATCAGCTTCGTCACTAGCGA GGCAAGCGACAAATGCCAAAaggagaaaaggaaaactattaATGGTGATGATCTTCTCTGGGCAATGGCAACTTTAGGATTTGAGGATTATATCGATCCTCTCAAGGTGTATCTCACTCGATATAGAGAG ATGGAG GGTGATACAAAGGGATCAGCAAAGGCTTCAGATGGCTCTTCTAGAGATGCAGTGCCTAATCCTAACTCACAG GGTCAACATATTGCTGTACCAATGCGAGGCATGGAGTAA
- the LOC116017686 gene encoding subtilisin-like protease SBT6.1 codes for MRYTPEFYIFTLSLVFLILSFMLLPPFRPFLFLHRPESAQNQTLLHSKSEAQFSEGFRHNLGQKQQSSPRNYIIRFNRYLKSEYHRTYLEDNVKLVGWEWIERKNPASRFPTDFALVAIEESMTGILIEKFTNLKVVKDVSLDLSYQRGVLGKQNDRVGAFFDGEKRPGKIFTAMSFSEGERNIVSNTSNMKISWNRELLMQKSQVTSMFSAEALWSKGYTGSKVKMAIFDTGIRYDHPHFRNIKERTNWTNENTLNDNLGHGTFVAGVIAGQDSECLGFAPDTEIYAFRVFTDAQVSYTSWFLDAFNYAIATNMDVLNLSIGGPDYLDLPFVEKVWEITANNIIMVSAIGNDGPLYGTLNNPADQSDVIGVGGIDYNDHIASFSSRGMSTWELPHGYGRIKPDIVAYGREIMGSKISTGCKSLSGTSVASPVVAGIVCLLVSVIPESKRKDILNPASVKQALVEGAAKLSGPNMYEQGAGRVNLLESYEILKNYEPRASIFPSALDYSDCPYSWPFCVQPLYAGAMPVIFNATILNGMGVIGYVESPPTWHPSDEDGNLLSIHFTYSDVIWPWTGYLALHMQIKEEGAKFSGDIEGNVTVKVHSPPAPGEKARRSTTCILQLKLKVIPTPPREVRILWDQFHSIKYPPGYIPRDSLDVRNDILDWHGDHLHTNFHIMFDMLRDAGYYVETLGSPLTCFDARQYGTLLLVDLEDEYFAEEIEKLRDDVINSGLSLVVFADWYNVDTMVKMRFFDDNTRSWWTPVTGGANVPALNDLLSPFGIAFGDKILNGDFVINGEQTRYASGTDIVKIPRGGYLHSFPFLDSSESGATQSGLSSGMTKADTPVLGLLEVGRGRIAVYGDSNCLDSSHMVTNCYGLLKKILDFTSRSVKDPVLFSDSARQDKPLHIDKKQLPSRRTDVNFSTYSAVVGKELICRHDSRFEVWETKGYNLHVRGRNRRLPGYTVIDLGTGLNSSAENSWMKISNTTKTDVGYSQRKEDLNGDDQDVPVPVATHWLLPAGVAIIGLLLLLSLWRFRHRRPRPRKAPGSGRGMYP; via the exons ATGCGATATACTCCTGAATTCTATATCTTCACCCTCTCCCTCGTGTTCCTCATCCTCTCATTCATGCTCCTCCCTCCTTTCCGCCCCTTTCTATTTCTTCACCGTCCCGAGAGCGCTCAGAATCAAACCCTATTGCACTCGAAATCAGAAGCACAATTTTCGGAGGGTTTCCGCCATAATCTTGGTCAAAAGCAGCAATCCTCACCGAGAAATTATATCATTCGGTTCAATAGGTATTTGAAATCGGAATATCACCGGACGTATCTGGAAGATAATGTGAAATTGGTAGGTTGGGAATGGATAGAAAGGAAAAATCCGGCATCTCGGTTTCCAACGGACTTTGCACTGGTAGCAATTGAAGAATCAATGACAGGAATTTTAATTGAGAAGTTCACAAATTTGAAGGTTGTGAAAGATGTTTCATTAGATTTGAGCTATCAAAGAGGAGTTCTTGGGAAGCAGAATGACAGGGTTGGGGCTTTTTTTGATGGGGAGAAGAGGCCAGGCAAGATTTTCACTGCAATGTCTTTCTCTGAAGGAGAGAGAAATATTGTGTCAAACACAAGTAACATGAAAATTAGCTGGAATAGGGAGCTTTTGATGCAG AAGTCTCAAGTTACCTCCATGTTTAGTGCAGAAGCACTTTGGTCGAAAGGATATACTGGCTCCAAAGTAAAAATGGCTATATTTGATACAGGAATTCGATATGATCATCCACATTTTCGTAATATCAAG GAGCGCACAAATTGGACCAATGAAAATACACTTAATGACAATCTAGGACATGGGACATTTGTAGCAGGAGTTATTGCCGGACAAGATTCAGAGTGCCTTGGTTTTGCCCCAGACACTGAGATATATGCTTTTCGAGTTTTTACTGATGCACAG GTGTCATATACTTCATGGTTTCTTGATGCATTTAACTATGCAATTGCAACCAACATGGATGTGCTGAACTTGAGCATAGGTGGGCCTGATTATTTGGATCTTCCGTTTGTGGAGAAG GTTTGGGAGATAACAGCAAATAATATTATCATGGTTTCGGCAATTGGGAACGATGGACCACTTTATGGAACTTTGAACAATCCAGCAGATCAAAGTGATGTTATTGGTGTTGGTGGCATTGATTACAATGATCATATAGCATCGTTTTCATCACGTGGGATGAGCACATGGGAGCTTCCTCATGG GTATGGCCGCATAAAGCCTGATATTGTTGCTTATGGACGGGAGATTATGGGATCGAAGATTAGCACAGGTTGCAAAAGCTTATCTGGTACTAGCGTTGCAAGTCCTGTAGTTGCTGGAATTGTATGCCTTCTTGTGAGTGTCATTCCTGAAAGCAAGCGAAAAGACATTCTAAATCCAGCCAGTGTGAAACAGGCACTGGTAGAGGGAGCCGCAAAGCTTTCCGGTCCTAACATGTATGAGCAGGGTGCAGGAAGGGTCAATTT ATTGGAGTCCTATGAGATTTTAAAGAACTATGAACCTCGAGCAAGCATCTTTCCTAGTGCTCTTGATTATAGTGATTGTCCTTATTCATGGCCATTTTGTGTTCAACCACTCTATGCCGGTGCCATGCCAGTTATTTTTAATGCTACCATTTTAAATGGAATGGGTGTAATCGGTTACGTTGAAAGCCCACCAACATGGCATCCCTCAGATGAGGATGGCAATCTTCTTAGTATACACTTCACTTATTCAGATGTTATTTGGCCATGGACGGGTTATCTTGCTCTGCACATGCAAATCAAGGAAGAGGGAGCTAAATTTTCAGGAGATATTGAAGGCAATGTAACTGTTAAGGTCCATAGCCCTCCAGCTCCCGGAGAAAAAGCTCGCCGAAGTACTACCTGTATCCTTCAGTTGAAGCTGAAAGTGATTCCTACTCCACCAAGAGAAGTGCGTATTTTATGGGATCAATTTCATAGTATCAAGTACCCTCCCGGTTATATACCTAGAGACTCCTTAGATGTTAGGAATGACATTCTTGACTGGCATGGAGATCATCTTCATACAAATTTCCATATTATGTTTGACATGCTAAGAGATGCTGGATATTACGTTGAAACACTTGGATCCCCTCTTACATGCTTTGATGCACGCCAATATGGGACGCTTCTCCTTGTGGATCTTGAGGATGAGTACTTTGCTGAAGAGATCGAGAAACTCAGGGATGATGTCATCAACTCCGGATTAAGTCTGGTTGTATTTGCTGACTGGTATAATGTGGACACAATGGTGAAGATGAGATTCTTTGATGATAACACAAGGAGTTGGTGGACACCTGTTACTGGGGGTGCAAATGTGCCGGCTTTAAATGATCTTTTGTCTCCATTTGGGATTGCATTTGGAGATAAAATTCTTAACGGCGATTTTGTCATCAATGGTGAGCAGACTCGATATGCATCAGGAACGGACATTGTGAAGATTCCTAGAGGTGGATATCTGCACAGCTTCCCTTTCCTCGATAGTTCAGAGAGTGGGGCCACTCAGAGTGGTCTGTCCTCTGGCATGACCAAG GCAGACACGCCGGTTCTTGGTCTTTTGGAGGTTGGTAGGGGCCGTATTGCAGTGTATGGAGACTCTAATTGTTTGGATAGCAGTCATATGGTTACCAACTGTTACGGGCTTTTGAAGAAAATACTAGATTTTACGAGCAGGAGTGTTAAAGATCCTGTACTTTTCTCTGATTCAGCTAGACAAGATAAGCCATTACATATAGACAAGAAGCAATTACCTTCCCGAAGAACAGATGTGAATTTCTCTACCTATTCTGCTGTTGTCGGAAAGGAATTGATCTGCAGGCATGACTCTAGGTTCGAAGTATGGGAAACTAAAGGCTACAATTTACATGTCAGAGGAAGAAACCGCAGATTACCAGGGTACACCGTTATTGATTTGGGCACTGGCTTAAATTCTAGTGCAGAGAACTCTTGGATGAAAATATCCAACACAACTAAGACGGACGTTGGTTATTCACAAAGAAAAGAGGACCTCAACGGAGATGAT CAAGATGTGCCTGTGCCTGTCGCTACTCATTGGCTTTTACCTGCAGGTGTTGCCATTATCG GGCTCTTGCTCCTTTTGAGCCTTTGGCGCTTTCGACATAGGCGGCCTAGGCCAAGGAAAGCACCTGGTTCAGGCCGCGGCATGTATCCATAG